A stretch of DNA from Staphylococcus equorum:
ATGTTAAAATTCATAATATAAAGATAAAACAAAAATAGTATTTTTAGAAGTTGAATTTTATGATTGACAAGTTATTTTCAAGAGCGTATTATATAAAAATGTACATGGGGTGTACTGTATAAATAAAAACACTCCACATATTTAAAAAATAGATAAATTTAAGGATTAATACTCTCCATAACGCAATGTTTATAGCGTTTGGGATTATTTTCAAACTAATAGTACATGGGGTGTACAATTTTAAAAAGAAAGGTAGATAGTAAATGTTTAATGAATTTAAATTTATATTCAGAAATAAAATGTTGATCGTATCTCTTATAGCCATAGCACTTATCCCTCTAATTTATGTGGCACTATTTGTAGGCTCAATTTGGGACCCATATGATAAGACAGATCAATTGGAAATATCTATTGTAAATCAAGACGAATCAGCCAAATTAAATGGTGAAAAAATAACAATTGGCGATGATTTAGTAGATGAATTAAAAGATAATGAGGATTTTAAATTCCAAGCAGTTTCCGAGAAAAAAGCTGCACATGAATTGGAAAAAGGTAATAGTGTGGGAACAATTATTGTACCTAAAGACGCATCTAAAAATGCAACGACATTACTAGATGAAAATCCTAAAAAAATTAATTTAGAAACGCAAGTTAATCCGGGATCAAGTTACACGGGTAGTCAAACTGCTCAGAAAGCAATTGATACAGTAACAGACACAATTAAAGATGATATTCGTGAAAATTACTTAACTGAAATATTTGCGAGTACGAAAAAATCAGAAGATGGTTATCAAGATACATCTGACGCACTAGGCGAAATGTCTAATGCAGAGTCACAATTAATTGATGGTAATCAGCAAGTCAGTGATGGCTTGCAACAATTAGTCCCAGCCGTAGGACAACCTGCACAGCAATTATTATCAGGTAATGACCAAGTTACTGATGGTTTAAATCAATTACAGGAAAATAATGACCAATTAAAAGCTAAGTTAGATGAAGCAATCACGAGTCAGCAAGATGTTTCACTTGAAGATGACAATGAAAAAGCATTAAATAATGTAACGAAAATAAATGAAAATAATCCTACTGAGGCTGACAATTATGGCGAAACAATTGTACCTTATATGGCGAGTGTAAGTTTATTTGTTGGAGCAGTGTCATTTAGTGCGATTTATCCATTGAGAAAAACATTAAACAAAGGCGTTTCCTCAACTAAACAAGCTCTTGGTAAGCTATTACTTTATCTTCTGCAAGGTAGTTTATCAGCATTGTTTATGAGTAGTTGGGTTATATTTGCATTCAATATGTCGATTGACAACGTAGGCCAGTTCCTATTAGTGAGCTTCTTATGGGCTATTGCTGCAATAACGATTACGTCATTCTTAGCATTATTCTTGGATAGAATTGGATTATTCTTATCCATGTTATTACTCATATTACAATTGAGTTCAAGTGAAGGTATGTTCCCAATTGAACTTTCAGCCAGTTTCTTTAGATGGATTCATCCATTTTCTCCAATGTCCTATGCGATTCAAGGATATAGAGAAGCAATCTTTACCAATGCCGGACACTTTGACTTTAGTTTCATTGTAATACTATTAAGTGCTATTATTATTGGAATGATATTATTACAATTCTTAGTGCTATTATGGTTTAACAAGAGAGAAAAAGTTCCGTTTTCAGTGGAATTTAAATAAAGCTAAAGCAATATAGGGGTGAAAAGTATGGAAAATGAAAACATCAATCAAACGATAGAAGAAGCCATTACCAAATTTCAGTTTGTTATGTTGCATTTAAATAAAGAAATTGTAGAAATGATAAAGGAAACAGGTTTAGGTAATTTTCTATCAAGAGAACAAATTGAAGCAATGAGAATAATACAAACTGAAGGTAAAGTGACGATTAATGCACTTGCAATGTTGCAAAATATATTTAAAACGGCAGCTTCTAAACGTATCGTTAAATTAGAAGAAATGGGCTACGTTGAAAGAGCCTATACAGATAATAAACGTATTAAATTAGTTAAACTCAGTACAGAAGGGGAGACTTTTTTAAAAAAGGCAAATTCAGTTATGATTGAAGCTGTTAAAGAACGTATAGGTGACAAATTTACAACAGATGAAGTACATGAGTTTGTAGACCAATTGTCGCGTCTTAATGACGCATTTAAAGCACATAAAAACTGACAAAAAAGACTCGCATACAATGCGAGCCTTTTTTGTTATTATATTATTTATTATTTCAAACATATTTTGTTTATAATGAATAGACTTAAATATTAACAATTAGTATAATTAGCATTGTAATTGAAGCGAATAAATAGAAATAGGAGGCGCACGATTATGATAAAAAGAACAACTGAACGCGTACTCACATGGATAGGTATTGCATTGCAATTAATTGGTGTAGTTCTTATCGCAGTTTTCATACCAATGATAGGTAACAATGAGGTGAAAGAAACAGTCATTCAACAAATGATGGCAGATGATCCAAGCTTCTCATATGAAGATGGTACAAATATCTTCGGTATGTTGAGTAGTTTATTAACAGCAGGCTTGGTTTTATCTATAGTAATTTTGATCATTGCAATCATTGGAGCTATTTTAATAAATAAAAAAGCTAAAGCAGCCGGAATCTTACTTATTCTAGTAGGTGTCATTTCATTCTTAGGAAACTGGATAAATGCGATATTATGGATTGTTGCAGGTGTTATGTTATTAGTGAGAAAACCAAAACAACCGATTCATGGTGAAGGTGAAATGTATAATGACAATAAACAAGACGCAGTGAATGAGTCATATGAAAGATCTAATTCTAATCAAGATCAAGATTTAAAAGACTTTGATGATTTAGATGGAAAAACGAAACAAGATTATAATGATCCATATAAATACTAATTAAACTCGATAATTAAATGGATCAAAAACAAACTAGGTTTCCAGATGATTGGAAATCTAGTTTTTCAAATTATAAATAAAATAGACATATTATAGTCATATTCACATTCATAAAACCGTAAAAAATATGTTATATTTTAATAAAGAGCTATTCAATTAAATTAATTGTTATCAGGCTATTTTCTGATATTAAAATGGGGTGAAAAATATGATGATGGTAATTGGAATGCTATTACCTATTTTGGTAGTTGGATTTATAGTGATGTCAGTGTTAGAAGAGAAAAAAAGAAACCGCAAGAAATAAAAAATTAAGTATTTGAAAGGAACACTAAACTTAGAATACTTAATTACAAAATAGAGCTAATTTCCGCATGAAATTGGCATTTTACCCAAAGGTTAGCCTTACCTCTTAGTGAAGGAAGACTAGCAGAAGTCTAATTCTCGACTCAGTATGTGGAATTCATAGT
This window harbors:
- a CDS encoding YhgE/Pip family protein, whose protein sequence is MFNEFKFIFRNKMLIVSLIAIALIPLIYVALFVGSIWDPYDKTDQLEISIVNQDESAKLNGEKITIGDDLVDELKDNEDFKFQAVSEKKAAHELEKGNSVGTIIVPKDASKNATTLLDENPKKINLETQVNPGSSYTGSQTAQKAIDTVTDTIKDDIRENYLTEIFASTKKSEDGYQDTSDALGEMSNAESQLIDGNQQVSDGLQQLVPAVGQPAQQLLSGNDQVTDGLNQLQENNDQLKAKLDEAITSQQDVSLEDDNEKALNNVTKINENNPTEADNYGETIVPYMASVSLFVGAVSFSAIYPLRKTLNKGVSSTKQALGKLLLYLLQGSLSALFMSSWVIFAFNMSIDNVGQFLLVSFLWAIAAITITSFLALFLDRIGLFLSMLLLILQLSSSEGMFPIELSASFFRWIHPFSPMSYAIQGYREAIFTNAGHFDFSFIVILLSAIIIGMILLQFLVLLWFNKREKVPFSVEFK
- a CDS encoding MarR family winged helix-turn-helix transcriptional regulator, yielding MENENINQTIEEAITKFQFVMLHLNKEIVEMIKETGLGNFLSREQIEAMRIIQTEGKVTINALAMLQNIFKTAASKRIVKLEEMGYVERAYTDNKRIKLVKLSTEGETFLKKANSVMIEAVKERIGDKFTTDEVHEFVDQLSRLNDAFKAHKN
- a CDS encoding DUF4064 domain-containing protein, giving the protein MIKRTTERVLTWIGIALQLIGVVLIAVFIPMIGNNEVKETVIQQMMADDPSFSYEDGTNIFGMLSSLLTAGLVLSIVILIIAIIGAILINKKAKAAGILLILVGVISFLGNWINAILWIVAGVMLLVRKPKQPIHGEGEMYNDNKQDAVNESYERSNSNQDQDLKDFDDLDGKTKQDYNDPYKY